A stretch of the Actinomyces faecalis genome encodes the following:
- a CDS encoding helicase HerA-like domain-containing protein yields the protein MTDASFPAQPGDPSEVARLKVAAAQAAAEAAEAAAQAAQARAAAAQAALEAALAAPQAAPVPALSTAPEAAPQDGSYAAQVASGYTFTGPVLPIGTYLSTPTEHGGTPSAPAEPAAVPGVRVGIPLGLLNRHALVTGATGTGKTRTLQLMAEGLSAAGVPVFLSDVKGDLTGLAEPGTTSDRLAARVAATGQPWAPRGFPVELFSLGGQGQGVPIRTTVTEFGPVMLSRVLNLSETQTAALRLVFRWADEQGLVLVDLGDLRDVVSYLTTTDEGKAALRTIGGVSSATAGVILRQVTALEADGADRFFGEPAMDVRELMRTTVDGRGVISALELEDVQSQAVLFSTFLIWLLGELFEGLPEVGDLERPRLVFFLDEAHLLFDQASPAFLEAVTHTVRLIRSKGVGIVLITQSATDMPAQVLAQLGSRVQHAVRAHTPIEAANLKKVVATFPTSPLDLPTVLQTLGTGQAVVSVLDEKGRPAPVAPVVVDAPASVMGPAQASTVSQLLADSALLPRYAEPVNPDSASEALTRRLAAAQQARAAEEAEAARRKEAERAAAARRKEAERLEREAEKAAERERRAAERAAERRQREIDKTLSSIGRQVTRELTRSVLGNLRRR from the coding sequence GTGACTGACGCCTCCTTCCCCGCCCAGCCTGGTGATCCCTCCGAGGTCGCCCGTCTCAAGGTCGCGGCCGCCCAGGCCGCCGCAGAGGCCGCCGAGGCAGCGGCGCAGGCTGCTCAGGCACGTGCCGCGGCCGCCCAGGCCGCCTTGGAGGCGGCGCTCGCTGCTCCTCAGGCAGCGCCCGTTCCGGCGCTGTCGACGGCGCCAGAGGCCGCGCCCCAGGACGGTTCCTACGCCGCTCAGGTCGCATCCGGCTACACCTTCACCGGCCCCGTGCTACCGATCGGGACCTACCTCAGCACGCCGACGGAGCACGGCGGCACGCCCTCTGCACCCGCCGAGCCCGCGGCGGTACCCGGGGTGCGCGTAGGTATCCCCCTGGGGCTGCTCAACCGTCACGCCCTCGTCACCGGGGCCACCGGCACCGGCAAGACCCGCACGCTCCAGCTCATGGCCGAAGGGCTGTCAGCCGCTGGTGTCCCTGTCTTCCTCTCCGACGTCAAGGGCGACCTCACGGGCCTGGCCGAGCCTGGCACCACCTCCGACCGGCTGGCGGCCCGTGTGGCCGCCACCGGCCAGCCGTGGGCGCCCCGGGGCTTCCCCGTCGAGCTCTTCAGCCTCGGCGGTCAGGGGCAGGGCGTACCGATCCGCACCACGGTCACGGAGTTCGGCCCTGTCATGCTCTCCCGTGTGCTGAACCTGTCCGAGACCCAGACGGCCGCCCTGCGTCTGGTCTTCCGCTGGGCCGACGAGCAGGGGCTGGTGCTGGTGGACCTGGGGGACCTGCGCGACGTCGTGAGCTACCTGACCACCACGGACGAGGGCAAGGCGGCGCTGCGCACCATCGGCGGGGTCTCCTCTGCCACCGCAGGTGTCATCCTGCGTCAGGTCACCGCGCTGGAGGCGGACGGCGCCGACCGCTTCTTTGGTGAGCCTGCCATGGACGTGCGTGAGCTGATGCGCACGACCGTGGACGGGCGCGGCGTCATCAGCGCCCTGGAGCTTGAGGACGTCCAGTCCCAGGCAGTCCTGTTCTCCACCTTCCTGATCTGGCTGCTGGGTGAGCTCTTCGAGGGCCTGCCCGAGGTCGGGGACCTGGAGCGTCCCCGCCTGGTCTTCTTCCTTGACGAGGCTCACCTGCTCTTCGACCAGGCCTCCCCCGCCTTCCTGGAGGCCGTCACCCACACCGTGCGCCTCATCCGGTCCAAGGGCGTGGGGATCGTCCTCATCACCCAGTCGGCTACCGACATGCCCGCACAGGTGCTGGCTCAGCTGGGCTCACGCGTCCAGCACGCGGTGCGCGCCCACACGCCGATAGAGGCCGCCAACCTCAAGAAGGTCGTCGCTACCTTCCCCACCTCCCCGCTGGACCTGCCCACGGTCCTCCAGACCCTGGGCACCGGCCAGGCCGTGGTCAGCGTGCTCGACGAGAAGGGCCGCCCGGCCCCGGTAGCCCCCGTGGTCGTCGACGCCCCGGCCTCGGTCATGGGCCCGGCGCAGGCCTCTACCGTCAGTCAGCTGCTCGCCGACTCCGCCCTGCTGCCCCGCTACGCCGAGCCTGTCAACCCGGACTCCGCCAGCGAGGCCCTGACCCGCCGGCTCGCTGCCGCGCAGCAGGCGCGAGCGGCTGAGGAGGCCGAGGCCGCACGCCGCAAGGAGGCCGAGCGAGCAGCGGCAGCCCGGCGCAAGGAGGCCGAGCGCCTGGAACGGGAGGCGGAGAAGGCCGCGGAGCGTGAGCGCCGGGCCGCGGAGCGTGCGGCCGAGCGCCGTCAGCGCGAGATCGACAAGACCCTGAGCAGCATCGGTCGCCAGGTCACCCGGGAGCTGACCCGCTCGGTCCTGGGTAACCTGCGCCGACGCTGA
- a CDS encoding DegV family protein — protein sequence MSLAVVTDSAACLPPGLARRHGIEVVALHTVPGTSGAPATTSRPSVEELDRAYQDALTRADAVLALHLTAALSGTVDNARAAAARLAQDGAQVTVLDLGVSAGALGLAALAASQAQDLRHGAARARESASRSHLTFLVDDLASLRRGGRLDRTTAMMGGALGIRPLLRADERGISLVEVVRGRARARRRLVEIAVEQAGGGRTHGPRPPATPVRLAVHYGDDPADGRDLENDLADAMAEAGTQVEVILRSPADEAMRVHLGPGALGVVVAPALAQPRG from the coding sequence ATGAGCCTTGCCGTCGTCACCGACTCTGCGGCCTGCCTGCCGCCCGGGCTCGCGCGCCGTCACGGCATCGAGGTCGTTGCCCTGCACACCGTGCCCGGCACCAGCGGCGCACCGGCCACCACCTCTCGGCCGAGCGTGGAGGAGCTGGACCGGGCCTACCAGGACGCTCTCACACGCGCCGATGCGGTGCTTGCCCTGCACCTGACAGCGGCGTTGTCAGGCACGGTGGACAACGCGCGCGCCGCGGCCGCGCGGCTGGCACAGGACGGTGCCCAGGTCACCGTGCTGGACCTCGGGGTGAGCGCAGGAGCGCTGGGCCTGGCCGCGCTCGCGGCCAGCCAGGCCCAGGACCTGCGCCACGGTGCGGCCAGGGCACGTGAGTCCGCCTCACGCTCTCACCTGACCTTCCTCGTCGACGACCTCGCCTCACTGCGGCGTGGAGGCCGTCTCGACCGTACGACGGCGATGATGGGCGGGGCACTGGGCATCAGGCCTCTCCTGCGCGCCGACGAGCGGGGGATCAGCCTGGTCGAGGTGGTGCGTGGACGAGCCCGAGCCCGACGACGTCTGGTTGAGATCGCGGTGGAGCAGGCGGGTGGAGGTCGCACCCACGGCCCCAGGCCCCCGGCCACGCCCGTGCGTCTGGCCGTCCACTACGGGGACGACCCCGCTGACGGACGGGACCTGGAGAACGACCTCGCTGACGCGATGGCCGAGGCGGGTACGCAGGTTGAGGTGATCCTGCGCTCGCCGGCGGACGAGGCGATGAGGGTGCACCTGGGACCCGGGGCACTGGGCGTCGTCGTCGCCCCGGCCCTGGCCCAGCCACGGGGATGA
- a CDS encoding ComEA family DNA-binding protein, producing the protein MSGRRAQGPTPRASLEELVRLACHTDPAQPPSRPRRAALVPRAALALGVCLIVLALVLAARTMLTAPASRTGSSQAEKGPGQQIQASVPASATASAPGGLDLAPADPASPGAGPRQLVVHVAGAVAAPGVVVLQPGARVADAIDAAGGATADADTDQLNLARPLSDGEQVRVPRAGEDVSTWAQQPAGAGAGRAGTTAGGQTGEQQAGSPDHQADGLINLNTAEAAALEDLPGIGPALAERIVSHREAHGPFTAVEDLLNVPGIGRAKLEALRERATI; encoded by the coding sequence ATGAGTGGTCGACGCGCCCAAGGGCCCACACCCCGCGCCAGCCTGGAGGAGCTCGTACGCCTCGCCTGCCACACCGACCCCGCCCAGCCACCCTCGCGCCCACGACGGGCGGCGCTCGTGCCTCGAGCCGCGCTGGCTCTCGGAGTCTGTCTCATCGTGCTGGCTCTGGTCCTGGCCGCGCGCACCATGCTGACGGCTCCTGCCAGCCGAACAGGCAGCAGCCAGGCTGAGAAAGGGCCAGGGCAGCAGATCCAGGCCTCGGTGCCGGCCTCGGCCACGGCGTCAGCTCCCGGCGGCCTCGACCTGGCGCCAGCTGATCCCGCCTCACCCGGTGCGGGCCCGAGACAGCTCGTGGTGCACGTGGCCGGCGCCGTGGCCGCGCCCGGCGTCGTGGTCCTGCAGCCGGGGGCGCGCGTAGCCGACGCGATCGACGCTGCCGGCGGGGCGACGGCGGACGCGGACACCGACCAGCTCAACCTCGCCCGGCCCCTCAGCGACGGCGAGCAGGTACGCGTGCCACGGGCGGGCGAGGACGTCTCGACCTGGGCGCAGCAGCCTGCAGGCGCCGGAGCCGGACGGGCCGGGACGACGGCGGGTGGACAGACAGGAGAGCAGCAGGCAGGCTCGCCGGACCACCAGGCTGACGGCCTCATCAACCTCAACACCGCCGAGGCCGCAGCCCTGGAGGACCTGCCCGGCATCGGACCGGCGCTGGCCGAGCGCATCGTCAGCCACCGCGAGGCCCACGGGCCCTTCACCGCCGTCGAGGACCTCCTGAACGTCCCCGGTATCGGCCGGGCCAAGCTGGAGGCACTGCGTGAGAGAGCCACCATATGA